Proteins encoded by one window of Vibrio algicola:
- the efpL gene encoding elongation factor P-like protein EfpL — protein MPKASEIKKNAVVEVNGQVYSVREVSKLTPSGRAGASLYRMRMYNIATGAKADESYKADEILTLADFSRRSVMFSYIDGAEYVFMDNEDYTPYHFNKETIEDEILFFNEDTQGLSVLIVNDKPIGIELPTSVDLVIVETSPSIKGASASARTKPATLTTGLVVQVPEYIANEEKIKINTSERKFMSRAD, from the coding sequence AAAAAAAATGCCGTTGTTGAAGTGAACGGTCAAGTTTACTCTGTTCGTGAAGTTAGCAAATTAACCCCAAGTGGTCGTGCTGGCGCGAGCTTGTATCGCATGCGCATGTACAACATCGCTACCGGTGCTAAAGCTGACGAAAGCTACAAAGCCGACGAAATCCTGACTTTGGCTGATTTTAGCCGTCGCAGCGTGATGTTTTCGTACATCGATGGTGCTGAATATGTCTTCATGGATAACGAAGATTACACCCCTTACCACTTCAACAAAGAAACTATTGAAGATGAGATTTTATTCTTCAATGAAGATACCCAAGGCCTAAGCGTGTTAATCGTCAATGACAAGCCAATTGGCATTGAATTACCGACCAGTGTTGATCTTGTGATCGTTGAAACCTCACCATCAATTAAAGGTGCATCGGCCAGTGCTCGTACTAAGCCTGCCACTTTAACGACTGGTTTAGTGGTTCAAGTACCTGAATATATTGCTAATGAAGAAAAAATCAAAATCAACACTTCTGAGCGTAAGTTCATGAGCCGTGCAGATTAA